One window of Salegentibacter sp. Hel_I_6 genomic DNA carries:
- a CDS encoding glycosyltransferase family 2 protein, whose amino-acid sequence MQISVVIPLLNEEQSLTELYNWIAKVLRSNSFSYEIIFIDDGSTDDSWRIIEALQENDKAVKGIKFNRNYGKSQALHAGFLRAQGEVIITMDADLQDNPEEIPELYSMITEEGYDLVSGWKKKRYDSVVSKNIPSKIFNAAARKTSGVKLHDFNCGLKAYRKAVVKNIDVYGEMHRYIPVLAKNSGFTKITEKEVQHQARKYGKTKFGAERFINGFLDLISIWFLSKFGRRPMHLFGALGVLMFIFGFISAGWIGISKLYKLYHGLPNVLVTSNPWFYIALAVMIIGTQLFLAGFLGELILRSKREKERYLINKTTSIL is encoded by the coding sequence ATGCAGATTTCCGTCGTTATTCCTCTTTTAAACGAAGAGCAATCTTTAACTGAATTGTATAATTGGATCGCAAAAGTATTGCGGTCCAATTCCTTTTCATACGAGATCATTTTTATTGACGATGGCAGTACTGACGATTCCTGGCGAATTATTGAAGCCCTTCAGGAAAACGATAAGGCGGTTAAAGGAATAAAATTTAACAGAAATTACGGAAAATCCCAGGCGCTTCACGCCGGTTTTCTTAGAGCGCAGGGCGAGGTGATCATCACCATGGATGCCGATCTACAGGACAATCCTGAAGAAATCCCCGAACTCTACAGCATGATTACCGAAGAAGGCTACGACCTGGTTTCGGGATGGAAAAAGAAACGCTACGATTCGGTAGTTTCCAAAAATATTCCTTCAAAAATTTTTAATGCAGCAGCAAGAAAAACTTCAGGAGTAAAACTTCACGACTTCAATTGCGGGCTTAAAGCTTACCGCAAAGCAGTAGTAAAAAACATAGATGTTTACGGCGAAATGCATCGCTACATTCCTGTTTTAGCCAAAAATTCGGGTTTTACTAAAATTACCGAGAAAGAAGTTCAGCACCAGGCTCGAAAATACGGTAAAACAAAATTTGGCGCCGAAAGATTTATTAACGGCTTCCTGGATCTTATAAGCATTTGGTTTCTTTCCAAATTCGGCCGCAGGCCTATGCATCTTTTTGGAGCTTTAGGGGTTTTGATGTTTATTTTCGGTTTTATTTCTGCCGGATGGATTGGGATCTCAAAACTTTATAAACTTTATCACGGTTTACCTAATGTTTTGGTCACCTCAAATCCCTGGTTCTATATTGCCCTGGCGGTAATGATAATTGGCACGCAATTGTTTCTTGCCGGTTTTCTGGGAGAGCTCATTTTGCGCTCCAAACGCGAAAAAGAACGTTATCTTATCAATAAAACCACCTCAATTTTATAA
- a CDS encoding ABC transporter ATP-binding protein — translation MTYLKKILLFAKPYKRFAILNIISNIFYALFSTLAFISFIPMLRVLFQEEKPISTKPVWNGEFSGLKDFANDYSNFFLNQQVEEHGQIAALVTICITVIVLFFLKNFFNYLALYFIASLRNGMLKDIRNRIYDKIVDLPISFFSEKRKGDFISRITSDVQEIQTSFLSMLELFVKEPLTLIFTLLAMIALSPKLTLFVLVFLPLSGLLISSIGKKLKSQSTQAQQENANFLTIVEESLSSLKIIKGFNAEDKFKRKFYSSTGRLNQILNTLLHRQNLASPMSEFLGVVVITIILWFGGRMVLIDNTMDASTFIGFLVLTYNILTPAKAISKATYSIQKGNASAERILEILETESTIQDDKNAIKKDSFDETIEVENINFRYEKENVLKNFSMQVEKGKMIALVGQSGSGKSTIANLITRFYDVNEGSIKLDGHNITGITKKSLRNLMGLVTQDSILFNDTVKNNIALGKDNASDEEIIEALKVANAWEFVKDLPLGLETNIGDSGNKLSGGQKQRLSIARAVLKNPPIMILDEATSALDTESEKLVQNALENMMKNRTSIVIAHRLSTIQNADKIIVMHRGEIVEQGKHLELLGKKGTYQKLVEMQSFE, via the coding sequence ATGACGTATTTAAAGAAGATTCTTCTGTTTGCAAAACCATATAAGCGGTTTGCAATTCTCAATATTATTAGTAATATTTTTTACGCCCTTTTTAGTACCCTGGCGTTTATCTCTTTTATACCAATGCTTAGGGTGCTTTTTCAGGAAGAAAAGCCTATTAGCACTAAGCCAGTATGGAATGGAGAATTTAGCGGGTTAAAAGATTTCGCTAACGACTATTCTAACTTTTTTCTAAATCAGCAGGTAGAAGAACACGGTCAAATCGCGGCCCTGGTAACTATTTGTATCACGGTAATTGTGCTTTTCTTTTTAAAGAACTTTTTTAATTATTTGGCACTTTATTTTATAGCCAGTCTTAGAAACGGGATGCTAAAAGATATAAGAAACCGTATATATGATAAGATTGTAGATTTGCCGATTTCTTTTTTTTCTGAAAAACGAAAAGGAGACTTTATCTCAAGGATCACAAGTGATGTACAGGAAATCCAGACTTCATTCTTAAGCATGCTGGAGCTTTTTGTTAAAGAACCGCTTACCTTGATTTTCACTTTGTTAGCAATGATAGCGCTTAGTCCAAAATTAACGCTTTTTGTCCTGGTATTTTTGCCACTCTCAGGCTTATTGATCTCTTCTATAGGAAAGAAACTGAAATCGCAATCTACCCAAGCGCAACAGGAGAACGCTAATTTTCTAACTATAGTTGAAGAATCGCTTTCAAGCTTAAAAATTATTAAAGGCTTTAATGCTGAAGATAAATTCAAAAGAAAATTTTATAGCAGTACAGGCCGTTTAAATCAAATTTTAAACACGCTTTTGCATCGCCAGAACCTGGCTTCTCCAATGAGTGAATTTTTAGGGGTTGTGGTAATTACTATAATTTTATGGTTTGGTGGAAGAATGGTGCTTATTGATAACACCATGGACGCCTCTACTTTTATTGGCTTTCTGGTTCTAACTTATAATATTTTAACTCCGGCAAAAGCCATTTCAAAAGCTACCTACTCTATTCAAAAAGGAAATGCCAGTGCTGAGCGTATTTTAGAAATCCTGGAAACAGAATCTACTATTCAGGATGATAAAAATGCTATAAAAAAGGACTCATTTGATGAGACTATTGAAGTAGAAAACATCAACTTTAGGTATGAAAAAGAGAATGTACTGAAGAATTTTTCAATGCAAGTGGAAAAAGGAAAAATGATCGCGCTTGTGGGCCAGTCCGGAAGTGGTAAATCTACCATTGCCAACCTAATCACCCGTTTTTATGATGTAAATGAAGGCAGTATAAAATTAGATGGCCATAATATTACAGGAATTACTAAAAAATCTCTCAGAAATTTAATGGGACTGGTAACCCAGGACTCTATACTTTTTAACGATACGGTTAAAAACAATATCGCACTGGGAAAAGATAATGCTAGCGATGAAGAAATTATTGAAGCATTAAAAGTAGCCAATGCCTGGGAGTTTGTAAAAGACCTTCCTCTTGGCCTGGAAACCAATATAGGCGATAGCGGTAATAAATTGAGCGGCGGGCAAAAACAGCGACTTTCTATCGCGCGTGCGGTACTAAAAAATCCGCCCATTATGATTCTCGACGAAGCAACTTCTGCCCTGGATACCGAAAGCGAAAAGCTGGTACAGAACGCCCTGGAAAACATGATGAAGAACAGGACTTCTATAGTGATCGCCCATAGACTTTCTACCATCCAGAATGCCGATAAGATTATTGTAATGCACCGAGGAGAGATCGTGGAGCAGGGAAAACATTTAGAATTGTTGGGTAAAAAAGGTACCTATCAAAAATTGGTAGAAATGCAGTCTTTTGAATAG
- a CDS encoding oxidoreductase gives MKRLVVFCLFIIFSGCKNEKEAENGKHHKTEIEYSSVKIEPILEDDSLSIRALELIGNNIAFAANNGTFGMYNNTDKTWRTNVQKFDTIIPEYRAVASTDTDFFMLSVGSPALLYKTGDSGAMELVYKEEHEKAFYDAMAFWNNREGIAMGDPTNNCISIIITRDEGKTWQKLSCDILPEVIDGEAAFAASNSNIAIEGDKTWILTGGMKSRIYFSPDKGETWEVFDTPLIEGKPTTGGYSMDFYDENLGIILGGDYTNPDGNTGNKAITKDGGKAWELIAEGKEPGYKSSVRFIPNSGGEKIIATGFSGISVSKDSGNTWKQISEEGFYTLRFKNDSVAYAAGKGRIAKLTFK, from the coding sequence ATGAAAAGACTCGTAGTTTTTTGCCTGTTTATAATATTTAGTGGGTGCAAGAATGAAAAGGAAGCTGAAAACGGAAAACACCACAAAACTGAAATCGAATATTCTTCAGTAAAAATAGAACCTATTTTGGAAGATGATTCTTTGAGTATTCGTGCACTTGAATTAATAGGAAATAATATCGCCTTTGCTGCCAATAATGGGACTTTTGGAATGTATAATAATACTGACAAAACCTGGCGAACTAACGTTCAGAAATTCGACACAATAATACCGGAATATAGAGCGGTAGCGTCTACAGATACAGATTTTTTTATGCTAAGTGTGGGAAGTCCTGCTTTATTATACAAAACAGGTGATTCCGGGGCAATGGAATTGGTTTATAAAGAAGAACACGAAAAAGCTTTTTACGACGCGATGGCTTTTTGGAATAACCGGGAAGGAATTGCTATGGGGGATCCTACCAATAATTGTATTTCTATAATAATAACCCGTGATGAAGGAAAAACCTGGCAGAAATTAAGTTGCGATATTCTTCCTGAAGTTATTGATGGGGAAGCTGCTTTTGCCGCGAGCAATTCTAATATTGCTATTGAAGGAGATAAAACCTGGATTCTTACCGGCGGAATGAAATCCCGAATTTATTTTTCTCCCGATAAAGGTGAAACCTGGGAAGTTTTTGATACTCCTTTAATTGAAGGAAAGCCAACTACCGGCGGATATTCCATGGATTTTTATGATGAAAACCTTGGAATTATTCTAGGAGGTGATTACACTAATCCAGATGGAAATACCGGGAATAAGGCGATTACTAAAGATGGAGGGAAAGCCTGGGAATTGATAGCAGAAGGGAAGGAGCCGGGCTATAAAAGTAGTGTGCGATTTATCCCAAACAGTGGTGGAGAAAAAATAATTGCAACCGGATTTAGCGGGATTTCGGTCTCTAAAGATTCGGGAAATACCTGGAAACAAATTTCTGAGGAAGGTTTTTATACGCTGAGGTTTAAAAATGATTCGGTTGCTTATGCTGCTGGAAAAGGCCGAATTGCAAAACTAACTTTTAAATAA
- a CDS encoding DUF4199 domain-containing protein encodes MEKTLKSVAVPYGVYAGLALSIVTVIAYAFSLELFTKWWLGVSNFLIVLVLAIFAVLAAKKIKTNDYFSFKKAFTAYFIVPAIGLLIAVLVSILIFNVVDPDAALTVTEMTAETTRNMMENFNVPQADIDKAIADIQSSNQFSFLNQLKAYVFQLAFFSAIGLIVALIFREKNPNA; translated from the coding sequence ATGGAAAAAACTTTAAAATCTGTAGCAGTACCTTATGGGGTATACGCCGGTCTAGCTTTAAGTATTGTTACTGTAATAGCTTATGCTTTCAGTCTTGAATTATTTACAAAATGGTGGCTGGGAGTAAGTAATTTTTTAATTGTTTTAGTGCTCGCAATTTTTGCAGTACTGGCAGCTAAAAAAATTAAAACCAATGATTATTTCTCTTTCAAAAAAGCATTTACCGCTTATTTTATAGTACCAGCTATTGGTTTATTAATAGCTGTTTTGGTAAGTATTCTAATTTTTAATGTAGTAGACCCTGATGCTGCTCTAACAGTTACCGAAATGACAGCTGAAACGACACGAAATATGATGGAAAATTTTAATGTCCCACAGGCAGATATTGACAAAGCTATTGCAGATATACAATCTTCAAATCAATTTTCCTTTTTAAATCAATTGAAGGCTTATGTTTTTCAACTAGCATTTTTCTCTGCTATTGGCTTAATCGTAGCTTTAATTTTTAGAGAAAAAAATCCAAACGCTTAA
- a CDS encoding RNA polymerase sigma factor, translating to MKTSEDLLIKRLQDKKTSSEAFKELLSLYKERLYWHIRNMVKDHEDAHDVLQNTFIKIFKNINNFKGESKLFSWMYRIATNESISFLNKRAKRNQITSEDLQQQLISNLESDVYFEGDEIQLKLQKAIASLPTKQQQVFNMKYFQELKYREMSEILETSEGALKASYHHAAKKIEDYLKTN from the coding sequence TTGAAAACGTCCGAAGATCTACTTATTAAACGTTTACAGGATAAAAAAACTTCTTCAGAAGCTTTTAAAGAACTGTTATCTTTATACAAAGAGCGTTTATATTGGCACATACGTAACATGGTAAAAGACCATGAGGATGCTCATGATGTGCTTCAAAATACTTTTATTAAAATTTTTAAAAATATTAATAACTTTAAAGGAGAAAGTAAGTTGTTTTCCTGGATGTATCGCATAGCCACTAACGAATCTATTAGTTTTTTAAACAAAAGGGCTAAACGCAATCAAATCACTTCAGAAGATCTTCAGCAACAACTTATTTCTAACTTAGAAAGTGATGTTTATTTTGAGGGAGATGAAATTCAATTAAAATTGCAAAAAGCAATTGCCAGTCTTCCCACAAAACAACAACAGGTATTTAATATGAAATACTTTCAGGAATTAAAATACCGGGAAATGTCAGAAATTCTAGAAACCAGTGAAGGAGCGTTAAAAGCGTCCTACCACCACGCTGCCAAGAAAATAGAGGATTACTTAAAAACCAATTAA
- a CDS encoding RsmB/NOP family class I SAM-dependent RNA methyltransferase, with protein sequence MRLHRNLVFATMDALNEIFNNGKYADKVIEQTLKRDKRWGSRDRSFIAETVYDIVRWKRLYAEIAEVKEPFDRENLFRLFTVWATLRGIVLPDWPQFEGTPTRRIKGKFDSLSKIRKYRESIPDWMDELGVKELGEKVWEKEIAALNLQAPVILRANTLKTTKDKLRSALKDEEIISEPLKGYKSALKLEERGNVFRTQAFKNGFFEVQDASSQLVAEFLEVEPGMRVVDTCAGAGGKTLHLAALMENKGQIIATDIYGNKLKELKRRAKRAGAHNIDPRAIDSTKVIKKLYGTADRVLIDSPCSGLGVLSRNPDAKWKLQPEFIDRLIKTQAEIIETYSRIVKPGGKMVYATCSVLPSENEKQVENFLKNTEEGKNFKLIKEQKILSSETGFDGFYMALLEKKA encoded by the coding sequence ATGCGCTTACACAGGAATTTGGTTTTCGCGACCATGGATGCCTTAAATGAAATTTTTAATAATGGTAAATATGCCGATAAGGTTATTGAGCAAACTTTAAAACGCGATAAGCGTTGGGGCTCAAGAGATCGCAGTTTTATTGCTGAAACCGTTTACGATATTGTTCGCTGGAAAAGACTTTATGCTGAAATTGCTGAAGTTAAAGAGCCATTTGATCGTGAAAATTTGTTTCGATTATTTACCGTTTGGGCAACCTTGCGAGGAATTGTGCTACCAGACTGGCCACAATTTGAAGGCACTCCTACCCGCAGGATTAAAGGAAAATTTGATAGTCTAAGTAAGATTAGAAAATACCGCGAATCTATTCCAGATTGGATGGATGAACTTGGAGTAAAAGAACTTGGTGAAAAAGTTTGGGAAAAAGAGATTGCAGCGCTAAACTTGCAAGCGCCGGTAATCTTGAGAGCCAACACACTTAAAACTACCAAAGACAAATTACGCAGTGCTCTTAAGGATGAAGAAATAATTTCTGAACCTTTAAAAGGATATAAAAGCGCTTTAAAACTGGAAGAACGTGGAAACGTTTTTAGAACCCAGGCTTTTAAAAACGGCTTTTTTGAAGTTCAGGACGCATCTTCCCAACTGGTAGCTGAATTTCTTGAAGTAGAACCCGGAATGCGCGTGGTTGATACTTGTGCCGGTGCCGGCGGGAAAACGCTTCACCTGGCTGCTTTAATGGAAAACAAAGGCCAGATTATCGCTACTGATATCTACGGAAATAAACTTAAAGAACTTAAACGCCGTGCAAAACGTGCCGGTGCTCATAATATAGATCCGCGTGCAATTGATAGCACAAAAGTAATTAAGAAACTTTATGGAACTGCAGATCGCGTTTTAATAGACTCCCCTTGTAGCGGTCTTGGAGTTCTAAGCCGAAATCCAGATGCTAAATGGAAATTGCAACCTGAATTTATAGACAGGCTTATAAAAACCCAGGCCGAAATAATTGAAACTTATTCGCGCATTGTAAAACCAGGCGGAAAAATGGTTTACGCAACCTGTTCGGTTTTACCTTCTGAAAACGAGAAGCAAGTAGAAAATTTCTTAAAGAATACCGAAGAAGGAAAAAATTTCAAATTGATTAAAGAACAAAAGATACTTTCTTCTGAAACCGGGTTTGACGGTTTCTATATGGCACTTTTAGAGAAAAAGGCTTAA
- a CDS encoding phospho-sugar mutase, with translation MTKIKPEILAKAQAWLTDIFDEDTKNKVNKLIDSNSAELEESFYKNAAFGTGGMRGIMGVGTNRINKYTLGKNTQGLSNLLKDEFKDEKIKVAIAYDCRNNSKELAQMVAEVFSANEIEVYLFSELRPTPELSFAVKHLDCHAGIVLTASHNPPEYNGYKVYWQDGGQLVPPQDTKLVDIINNLEYDEINFKAQPALIHSIDKKVDEAFQEASVKNGSFDTPNSAKDNLKIVFTSLHGTACKTNPQILEKAGYKNVFLVEEQKEPNGNFPTVKSPNPEEPEALKMALDLAEEKNADIVIGTDPDGDRLGVAMRDLNGKMILLNGNQTMLVMTWFLLDQHKKQGKLSDNSFVASTIVSTPMLKNITEDFGAQYHEVLTGFKWIAKLIKDNPSLDFVGGGEESFGYMVGDFVRDKDAATATLLACEIAAKMKEKGSSFYEQLLKLYTEYGLYREELISLVKKGIEGEAEIKQMLIDLRENPWKEIDGEKVVLVEDYHTSKAKNLQEQIEEEIKIPKSNVLIYYTENGTKIAARPSGTEPKIKFYISVNSQLDKIENFDAENTKLAEKVKRIKNELQLG, from the coding sequence ATGACTAAAATTAAACCAGAAATTTTAGCAAAGGCTCAAGCCTGGCTAACCGATATATTCGACGAAGACACCAAAAATAAAGTCAACAAATTAATAGATTCCAATTCGGCAGAATTAGAAGAATCTTTCTATAAGAATGCCGCTTTTGGTACTGGTGGAATGCGCGGAATTATGGGTGTTGGCACCAATAGGATCAATAAATATACCCTCGGAAAAAACACCCAGGGACTTTCTAATTTGCTGAAAGATGAATTTAAAGATGAAAAAATAAAAGTTGCCATCGCCTACGATTGTAGAAATAACTCTAAAGAATTGGCGCAAATGGTGGCCGAAGTATTTTCAGCTAACGAAATTGAGGTTTATCTATTTTCAGAATTAAGGCCAACTCCGGAACTTTCTTTCGCAGTGAAGCATTTAGATTGTCACGCCGGGATTGTTCTTACCGCAAGCCATAATCCTCCGGAATATAACGGTTACAAAGTATATTGGCAGGATGGCGGCCAATTAGTTCCGCCGCAAGACACAAAACTGGTAGACATAATTAATAATTTGGAATATGACGAAATTAATTTTAAAGCCCAGCCAGCGCTAATTCACAGTATAGACAAGAAAGTAGATGAAGCTTTTCAGGAAGCTTCAGTTAAAAATGGAAGTTTTGATACTCCAAATTCAGCCAAAGACAATTTAAAAATCGTTTTCACCTCTTTACACGGAACGGCTTGTAAAACCAATCCGCAGATTTTAGAAAAGGCAGGTTATAAAAATGTTTTCCTGGTTGAAGAGCAAAAAGAGCCTAATGGAAATTTTCCGACAGTTAAATCTCCAAATCCTGAAGAGCCGGAAGCCTTAAAAATGGCCCTGGATCTTGCAGAAGAAAAAAACGCAGATATTGTAATTGGTACCGATCCAGATGGTGACCGTTTAGGAGTTGCCATGCGCGATCTAAATGGAAAAATGATTCTCCTTAACGGAAATCAAACCATGTTGGTAATGACCTGGTTTTTACTGGACCAACATAAAAAACAGGGGAAACTATCTGATAATTCTTTTGTGGCGTCTACTATTGTCTCTACGCCAATGCTCAAAAACATTACCGAAGATTTTGGCGCTCAATACCACGAAGTCTTAACAGGATTTAAATGGATCGCTAAATTAATAAAAGACAACCCTTCATTAGATTTTGTAGGTGGTGGTGAAGAAAGTTTCGGGTATATGGTTGGTGATTTTGTACGCGATAAAGATGCTGCAACCGCTACCCTACTCGCTTGTGAGATCGCTGCAAAAATGAAAGAAAAAGGAAGCTCTTTCTACGAGCAACTTTTAAAACTTTATACAGAATACGGTCTTTACCGCGAAGAATTAATTTCTTTAGTAAAAAAAGGTATTGAAGGCGAGGCTGAAATCAAGCAAATGCTCATTGATTTAAGAGAAAACCCATGGAAAGAGATTGATGGTGAAAAGGTGGTTCTTGTAGAAGACTATCATACTTCTAAAGCGAAAAACCTTCAGGAGCAAATTGAAGAAGAAATCAAAATTCCAAAATCCAACGTACTTATCTATTATACTGAAAATGGAACAAAGATCGCTGCAAGACCAAGTGGTACAGAGCCAAAGATCAAGTTTTACATCAGTGTAAATTCTCAATTAGATAAGATTGAAAATTTTGATGCTGAAAACACTAAACTTGCTGAAAAGGTAAAGCGTATTAAAAATGAATTACAACTGGGCTAA